The Salvia splendens isolate huo1 chromosome 20, SspV2, whole genome shotgun sequence nucleotide sequence GAGGCGAGACGACGACTTGACGGTGAGCAGCAGCGGCAGAATACCGGGAGTCGGAAGTCGGCATGTTTCCGTCAATTTTTGAATTTCTGTCCAAATTTGGAATTTCCGTCATATTTTttacggaaccgtccaaaatggaccaaatgtgacccgtttttatttgtgagggtctgaataattcaaaagataatgttttggaccaaaataaagaaattacaatatgttaaggaccaaaatgaaCCTTTAGTCTATATTCACAAGTAATTTTAACATCAAATAGTGATTGTattccaaccatttacaccaactCAACCCCTACAATTCTATATTCACCtaccttttttttactttttcaatcttacctacatatttatataaattaaatatcatattatttaacttattttcttataattaaatttaaatatggagtacattatactatataatatcacaagttatacaaaataaataattaatactaatatttatacttcttccgtcctataaaaatatgtgcactttcagTTCATCCTATAAATTTAATCCAAATATAAGgcttattaatatataaatttaataacttatttgtagaaaatattaatttgaaaaatatatatgaagtATTATACTAAGTCCAATAAACTAATACACCTAATTTAGGACTATATTCagttaaaaagaaaattaatggagtataaaatcttccaaaaatcaAACACAATAAAAACCCTACTTAAAAGTTGCGCCTCACTCTTCTCCATCTCTCTCCCAATCGcgcctccctcttctctctctctctctctcccgtGCTTCCGCACTCTTTCTCAATCGGCGGAGCCACCTCCCTCTCTTTGCCTTGCCTCGCCACCTTCCTCTCTCAGCCGATCGACGTCGCCACGCCCACCGCAGTGCTCGCCGGGTTTCCTTCCATCCCGCTTAACTGTTTGTTTGGCCGGCCATGGTGTCGCCAGATGGTTCTTGCAGTGCATGCACCACCGCAGCTGCCTCCGTCTCATACGCCGCCGCTACCTCCGTCTCttccgccgctgctgctgcctcCTCGGTTCTCTTCTAGCTGTCGCTGTTGCCTACTTCCCTTCCTCCGCCGCTGCCTCCGTCCCTTCTGCCTGCCTCAATAATGTTGTACAATAcctatttataaatatttcaatattCTTTGAGAAATTCCTGCTTCAATTGAGcattttttgtaaaatataaTAATGCCAACAATTGTATAAAACAGAAAAATTAATTACACAGGCAGTTTATCATTTTCCTCCAAAAAGGATAAAATTGTCTTTTCATCAAACTAGCACTTTAAATAAATTAGTAAGATAAGATACTAAGATAAGATACGAGGCTCGCGGATTGGGAGGGGAGATCAAGCGAGCAGCATACCACGCGCAAGTGGAATTCTTATTACCTGCATTATTATTTTAGGTGGGTGTATTTATACATAACAAAACACAAGGGGCTAAAATGTAGCGACACCAAAAGTTTAGGGATTAAAAATCTGCAATCCTAACTACCCCACAAAATTCCGACGTGGCATTGGATTCTATTTATCATTTTGTTTTCGATGCCAGGTAGAATAGAGAAATCaactcttcttcctcttcctcttcctcttcctcttcctcttcttccctcAACCGCTAGAGGAGGTAGATAGATAGATTTCTCATCTCAAAGTTTAGAGAGAGGTTGCGATCTGAGCTCGATCATCCCAAAATTTTAATCATTCTAATTTCTCTTCAGCACCGGCACCACCACGGCCAATTAATACCCTCGCAAAAACCCCAATTTCAAGCATGTCCATAAATATGAAAACCTTAACGCAGGCCTTCGCGAAGGCGTCGGCTGTAATTGAGAAAACCGTGCAAAGCACAGTGCAGGAAGTTACCGGCCTGCCCAGGGCGATGCAGGACTACGACCTCATCGATCAGATCGGCTCGGCGGGACCGGGCCTCGCCTGGAAATTGTACTCCGCCAAGTCACGAGACGGCAACGCTCCGCCGGTATACCCTACCGTATGCGTTTGGGTGCTGGACAAGAAGGCGCTCTCGGAGGCTCGCCAGCGCGCCGGCCTGTCCAAGGCCGCGGAGGATTCATTTCTGGATGTGATTCGGGCGGATGCGGCACGGCTCGTGAGGCTGAGGCACCCTGGGGTGGTGCACGTGGTTCAGGCGCTGGATGAGAGTAAGAATGCCATGGCGATGGTCACGGAGCCGCTGTTTGCGTCAGCAGCCAATGCGCTGGGGAATGTGGAGAACATCGCCTTTGTTCCCAAGGACCTCAAGGGGATGGTATGTGCGTCAACTCTAGCAATTTAGGCTTTTCTAAACTTGAAGTTGAGTTTGGATTTTCGTGTTGGGTGTTTTGAGCTGGATAATGGGTGCTAATGTGTCTAGAATGAACTTTGGCTTTGTGTTCTGAACTGAAGAAGAGAGACACCAAatgtgattaaataattaaataactttTCTAGATTTAGTACCCTTAGCAGTATCGACTTCCTCCAATTTTCCTGTTTCGTTAGCAATAGCGTAACCTAATTGGTGGTCAAACTATAATTGCAATTAAGGAACCGTGTTCATAGAATCTTGTGCTATTCCTTGGGAATTTGGATTGATAGGCTGTTATCTGCTGCAGGAAATGGGAATATTGGAGATTAAGCATGGTCTGCTCCAGATTGCAGAGACATTGGATTTTCTTCATAGTAATGCATGTCTTATCCACCGGGCTATATCTCCTGAGGTAGGGATTTCTTTTCTTCACtgtaatataaaatatttctatttattgTGTTTCGCGTTGGATTCTCATATTAGTTCTCGCTAATTTTCTGTTAATCTGCAAAATTTCCTTTTGAGTTTGTGGAAGAGAAGTACTCCTAATAAGCATCAATTTGTATACTGAAGCGCACCGCGCTCCTGTACAATGTATACCTTGAACTTTATTAGGCTGTGATGTAAGCATGTCCTATGTATCATGGTTATGAAACACTCTGTAGCAAATTTTTCCATGAATGATTGGTTGATAATTGAAATCATTTATGTTTACTAATTGCCATTTGCTCATTCACTTGGGCATCAGTGCGTTTCTGTCTTGGAGAGTACCTTGTACCTATGGCTGAATTGATGTGCCTTGTCTATGTGGCAGACCATCCTTATTACGTCCAATGGAGCTTGGAAGCTTGGTGGTTTTGGTTTTTCCATTGCAGCAGATCAGTCTTCCAGTGATTCTGCCAGCGTGCAAGCATTCCATTATGCTGTGAGTCATTGATTTGTTTAAACTTGTGATAAATACACATTATTTTCTTGGCTCTTGTGAATTTCTTTAGATGTTATGTTCTATGCTGAGTATGCACTCTAAATATATTATAGTAGAGTATATTTTATGCTTTTAGCTGGTTTCTATTCGACCATTCTTTTAATGTCTCATTCTTCTTATCTTATGAGTTACTATGAAGGAACATAAGGATCTACTTTTAGTAGTTGCGGTGGTGATATAGACCATAAACTAGTAAATATATTAGAAAAATTTGATGTGCATTCATAACATTCACAAATCTCTTGCTATCCTAGCAAAAAGCTCTATGAATTCAATTATATCTCTGCACTTCCAGGTTTCCACCTCTATGATGCCTTTTCTTGATAATGCTCACATCGCAAATTAAACACCTTGTTCCACATCAGGAATTGTTTAGTTATTGGATAATTCAGGAGGCAAAAACTGAGAATCTACTTATTTCTCCCTGTATTATTGTGCACTTGACCTAGTTTTTGTATTGCAATCGCGAGTGTTCTACACTTTTACTACTGGTTATTTGCTTGATTCTATTCATTGGGCTGTCTGTATTAATATGAATTTGAATCATGCATGACTGGACTCTTAACCTGCTTTGCTAACAGGAATACGATGTAGAAGATTCTATACTGCCATTGCAGCCATCAATAAACTACACTGCTCCTGAACTGGTACGGAGTAAAACAGCTTCGGTTGGGTCCGCTGCTGATATTTTCAGTTTTGCGTGCCTTTCCTACCACTTGATAGCTCAAAAGCCTTTATTTGATTGTAACAACAATGTGAAGATGGTAAGTTTTCTTTCTTTGAACTTTGGCAATGCTGTTGTGCTGATTGTTTAGTATGACATAATGCAAGACAAAGAAATGAAATTGGGGATGCTCTGTGTCATCTGTCTTAGTCTTTTGTAAGTTTTGTCGATTGTTCATGACAATTTTGGGGTTTTTTATAAGCATGTGCTTATATACTTGTTTAGATAATAAGTTTTCTTGTCTGGTTGCTTTTGTGCagtatatgaataatttaactTACCTAACAAATGAGgcattttcaaaaattccaaggGAATTAGTTCCAGATTTGCAGAGAATGCTCTCAACAAATGAGGCTGCAAGGCCTACTGCATTGGATTTCACAGGTTAGGCTTTTCTCTGTTCAGTTATAGCTCTTTCCTTATCTTGTTTGCAGTACCCTTTTTTTTTGTCCACCAGTGTTAGTTGTTTACTATTCCTATTTCAATAAAATCTGATGGTGAATGATAAGGTGctagattttattttgtttatttgttgtttCAGTGCATGTTGACAGCTTATGTAATAAAATTTATGCATtactttgttttgatttttcaaaTATGCTGCCCTTACTCGCAATTGCAGGTTCATCTTTTTTCCGGGAGGATACTAGGTTGCGTGCTCTTCGCTTTCTGGACCACTTGCTTGTATGTAATCATCAATTGCCTTTGTTTTAACTTGATATTTCGAGTTACATGATACAcgtttttaaatttgaaattttatctGGCTCCTTTCAGGAGAGAGATAACATGCAGAAAACTGAATTTCTGAAAGCTTTATCAGATATGTGGAAAGATTTTGATCCCCGTGTTTTGCGGTACAAGGTTTAAGTAATTTTAATCCCTTAGTCTATTCTGTTtggaataatttttattttttttatgttgataAAGATGTACTGaattattgtaaataaaaaaatggacaAGGAAAAATACTTCATACAAAATCAGATGTTGACTGagtgcattttttttctttatatgtTAATTATACGTCACATTATTCGTATTATAGTATCCTTAACATGATGTCAGAAGCAAGCTCTGCCTTCTCTTTGATATGACAGTTATGAGGGTGTAGCGTGTACTAAGTCTATCAATATGCTTTCATCTGGACAAGTAAAAAAACTGATCCTTGGATTACATTGCATACAGGTTCTCCCCTCACTTTGTGCTGAACTCCGTAATATGGTGATGCAACCTATGATTCTGCCTATGGTTCTGACAATAGCAGAGTCACAGGTATTAATTCACCATTTTATTCTGAAGCCTTTGGCATGATTTGATTTTACCTTTGCATGATGATTTTTTTCCTCTGCATGATGAATTTGTGACCTAAGGAGTGCAATTAGGTTAAATGTCATGATTTTTTTGTTGCAACAAGTTACTCTTCACTGCATCTACATTCTACATATACTTGAATAATCATTTTAGTTGCCTTTTCTATAATCAGGCTTGAGACTATAGGCTTATGCTGACTTTATTGTAGGACAAAAATGATTTTGAGCAATCAACTCTACCAGCTCTTGTACCTGTCTTTAGTGCAGCTGCTGGTGAGACATTATTGCTGCTTGTCAAGCATGCGGAGCTTATTATTCACAAGGTATGCAAATATTTACTGAACTACCATTCAAACACTGCATTACGTTGTGCAAGCCTTTTGCTTTTGTGCCGAATAATTTTGTGCATAGATACATTCTATTTCTACATTTTGGCGGTTTGCAGCTTTACAGTGGACTGATGGTTGTAGATTCTGAAACATTAATAGGGAAAGGTCTACTTTAGAGAAAGTTTATAATACACTTTTTGATGTTAATCTATAAGAAATGAACAATGAAATGTACAGCTGACAAGATGCGGAAACTACTACTTAAAGTCAAGTCGAAGCATGACACACACACTCAATATCAGCTACAATATTTCAATGCTTATTATTCACTGACGTTACCAAACAAAATAGTGCCTAACTACTAAAGTACTTTAACTTTGAAATGAAAATCAGAAAcatgtttatcatgcctttcATGGCTATTTCAGAGAGAACATTGTGGAAACTTAAGGTTTTGTCATTTTATTCAAGAAAATGTTCGCAAGCACATGACATCAACTACTGACAAATAGATTTTGTTgcatgattggaagcttataccttgtgagataaCTTTATTAATATCTCTTTACACCTGACAGGCTAGTCAGGAGCATCTTATTTCTCATATTCTCCCAATGCTTGTTCGAGCTTATGATGATACAGATGCTCGCTTGCAAGAGGATGTTCTCAAAAAGACAGTTTCGCTTGCAAAACAACTGGATGTTCAGGTATTGCTTACTGAAAGTTCGTTTTGTTACATTTGGTTTTCTCTATGAAACTAttattatttctaatatttttattcatttccaTCTTGCAGATTGTGACGAAAGCTATCCTACCTCGTGTTCACGGTTTGGCCCTCAGAACAACTGTTGCTGCGGTATGTGATGTCATTAAATGTTTGTATTCCAAGCATCAAATGCATCCAGTATGTGATTTCATAacttttttcttcaaattgcagGTGAGAGTGAATGCCCTCTTATGTTTAAGTGACATGGTCCAGATACTAGATAAGAATTCTGTTTTAGAAATCTTGCAAACTATTCAACGATGTACAGCTGTTGACCATTCTGCTCCAACACTCATGTGTACCCTTGGGGTTGCAAATTCAATATTGAAGCAGGTCTGTGTTTTTTTGCTGTCTTGGACTTGGTTTGAAGGCATTATCAATACACTCTTCATCTGACACCAGTCATCTTTATTTCTCTTACTAGTATGGAGTTGAGTTCGCAGCTGTGCATGTTCTTCCACTACTAATACCTCTTCTCACTACCCAACAATTGAATGTACAGCAGTTTGCGAAGTATATGCTTTTCATCAAGGATGTATTAAGGTAGGATTTCCATCTTTTGTGCAACTATGCTCGCATTGAAGTTAACTTCACCAATTCTTTTTGTCATATGTTCTAGTTAACTTGCATTCATGCAGCTAATTATATTTGATTTTCCCCCGTTGTCTCTGTGTaggaaaatagaagaaaaacGAGGAGTAACCTTAACAGAGTCTGGACAGCCGGAACCAAAACCATCACCTATAGTTGAAGGACTCCTATCAGGACAAATGAATAAACCTGTCCCCACTGCTCCGTCTAATACAAGGCGCAGTTTAGCATGGGATGAAGACTGGATACCTAATAGGGGAACTGCAGCTGCCCCGCACTCGTCATCTTCTACACCAGCAGCTCATCCTGCAGTATCGAATCAGTCTGCTCAAAGCAGCTTATCCTTGAAATCATCTGCTCCCTCCATTCAGCAACCACCTTCTTCATGCCCTGCAGTTGATGTTGAATGGCCTCCCAAAAATTCATCAAATGCTGCAGCTCAATTTGGTGGCTTAGACATTCTAAATGGAAACAAAAGCATCTCGGATACAAATTTGGATGATATAGATCCTTTTGCTAACTGGCCACCGCGGCCTAGTGGCAACGCAACTGATTCCTGCTCCATGAACAATGGCTCCATGCCATCACCGGTGAACAAATATGGGTTCAACAGCAGTTCAACATCTACCAATGGTTTGAACTCTCAATCTTCTTCTTGGGCATTTAGCACGCAGACCCAGAATCAAGGAATCAATTCGTACAGTGGAAGTAGCAATGGTGGACTTAGTTCACAATACCCTCTTGGGCAGTTGAACCAAAACCACAGTGTTTCAGGTTCTTCCAATCAGAAGGCAGCAAATTTGGATTCGATATTTGCTTCTAACAAGAATGAGCACACTGCACTAAGGCTCGCTCCACCTCCTGCAACTGCTGTTGGTAGAGGGCGAGGTAGGGGAGGTCGAGGGCAAACTGGTCAAATGAAATCTAGAACCGAGCAGCCCCCTCTACTGGACTTGCTGTAATCTACATACAACTATGCCTGCTCTGTCTCTATAGTTGGTGTTCAAGGTTCAGATCTTTTGTCATCATCTGCCCTGGCTTGTAGAGTTCACTTTTTCCTCGAAATGTTGAGGTTTTGTTCTAGAGCATGCAACTGAGTTTGTAGCATAGTGTGGTATAGAATATTTTTCTATAaagtttctttttttccttttcccattgaataaaattttatttcttgttGGTAATATTTAATGTTCTTAGACTCAGGCAACTCCCATTGATGGGGAGTACAACTAATAAATTGAGGTCTTACTGCTCTGAATTGGAATAGTTGTGTACAATGTGATGATCAA carries:
- the LOC121782388 gene encoding SCY1-like protein 2 — encoded protein: MSINMKTLTQAFAKASAVIEKTVQSTVQEVTGLPRAMQDYDLIDQIGSAGPGLAWKLYSAKSRDGNAPPVYPTVCVWVLDKKALSEARQRAGLSKAAEDSFLDVIRADAARLVRLRHPGVVHVVQALDESKNAMAMVTEPLFASAANALGNVENIAFVPKDLKGMEMGILEIKHGLLQIAETLDFLHSNACLIHRAISPETILITSNGAWKLGGFGFSIAADQSSSDSASVQAFHYAEYDVEDSILPLQPSINYTAPELVRSKTASVGSAADIFSFACLSYHLIAQKPLFDCNNNVKMYMNNLTYLTNEAFSKIPRELVPDLQRMLSTNEAARPTALDFTGSSFFREDTRLRALRFLDHLLERDNMQKTEFLKALSDMWKDFDPRVLRYKVLPSLCAELRNMVMQPMILPMVLTIAESQDKNDFEQSTLPALVPVFSAAAGETLLLLVKHAELIIHKASQEHLISHILPMLVRAYDDTDARLQEDVLKKTVSLAKQLDVQIVTKAILPRVHGLALRTTVAAVRVNALLCLSDMVQILDKNSVLEILQTIQRCTAVDHSAPTLMCTLGVANSILKQYGVEFAAVHVLPLLIPLLTTQQLNVQQFAKYMLFIKDVLRKIEEKRGVTLTESGQPEPKPSPIVEGLLSGQMNKPVPTAPSNTRRSLAWDEDWIPNRGTAAAPHSSSSTPAAHPAVSNQSAQSSLSLKSSAPSIQQPPSSCPAVDVEWPPKNSSNAAAQFGGLDILNGNKSISDTNLDDIDPFANWPPRPSGNATDSCSMNNGSMPSPVNKYGFNSSSTSTNGLNSQSSSWAFSTQTQNQGINSYSGSSNGGLSSQYPLGQLNQNHSVSGSSNQKAANLDSIFASNKNEHTALRLAPPPATAVGRGRGRGGRGQTGQMKSRTEQPPLLDLL